The Staphylococcus saprophyticus subsp. saprophyticus ATCC 15305 = NCTC 7292 genome contains the following window.
ATCATTTAGCGAATGAAACGCATGTTGATATGAGTATGTTAAAAGATGAAGACTTCATTTTATTTAATGAAGATTTTTATTTGAACGACAAAATTATTGAAGCGGCGAAAAATGCCGGCTTTATTCCTAATACGATTTCTAAAATTTCACAGTGGAATTTTATCGAAAACTTATTGAACGCCCATTTAGGAGTCAGCATATTACCCGAAAATATTGTACATTTATTAGATAGTAGTTTTAGTAACAAAACATTAGAAGATCCAGGTATGCGTTGGGAATTAGGTGTGATTTGGAAAAAAGATAAGTACCTAAGTCATGCAACGAAACAGTGGATTGATTTTATGAAAGAAAGATTATAAAGATAAACATATATACACTTAATAAAAGCCGAGAAGAAATCTTACATTAAATAAGATTTCTTTTCGGTTTTTATGCGTAATTCATTAGAATAAGAGGATTTATTATCTGAAATGATTAATCAAACCGCTTTCATTCATAATCATAATAGGTCATATAAAAATTCAATATTTTTATTATAAGAATAATCATTCTATACTAGTAATTGTAATCAGGAAAGCAAGTAGAAAAAAATGCAATTAAGGAATGATGCTATTGCAACAATTTAAAAAGATAATAACAGTGTTGATTCAAGTATTAGTGATTATGGGGATTACTTATTTAGGTAATGTAATTCAACGTTATATGCATATACCCATTGCAGGCAGTATCGTAGGATTATTATTATTTTTCTTATTATTACAATTTAAAGTAATTCCAGCAAAATGGGTAAATGAAGGGTCAAATTTTTTCCTAACGACAATGGTATTTTTCTTTGTACCTTCAGTAGTAGGAATCATGGATGTTGTACCAATGATTAATTTGAATTTCATTTTATTCTTCTCAATGATTCTTCTTGGTACATGTTGCGTAGCTTTAATTTCAGGCTTTATAGCTGAAAAAATGGTTAAAAATAAACAAGACGGGAATGGAGTTAATTAGATGTTGATTTTAGAAGCGATAATAATGATTATTTTAACAATAGCAATGTATATTGGCGCGAAAAAGCTACAACAAAAATTTCAAACTCCATTTTTGAATCCTGCACTTATAGCATCTATTGGTATTATTATTGTTCTATTATTATTTAGAGTAGATTACAAGACTTACATGCTCGGTGGAAAATGGATTAATTATTTATTGAATTGTACGGTGGTTTGTTTAGCTTTCCCACTTTATCAAAACCGTCATAAAATTTTAAAGTATGCGCGTGTTATTTTTAGTAGTGTATTGATGGCGGTCATGTTAAATTTTGTATTTGTATTTAGTATATTAAAATTATTTGGCTATTCTAAAGAAACTATTGTAACGATGTTACCAAGATCAATAACGGCTGCAGTAGGTATTGAAGTGTCACATCAACTAGGTGGCATTGATACAATTACGGTTATGTTTATTATAACGACAGGTTTGATTGGTAGCATTTTAGGCGCTTATTTATTAAGATTAGGAAGATTTAGATCTTCAATTGCTAAAGGAATGACTTATGGTAACGCATCACATGCCTTTGGTACTGCTCAAGCACTTGATATTGATTCAGAAACTGGTGCTTATAGTTCAATTGGTATGATTTTAACAGCAGTTCTAAGTTCAATTGTTTTACCTATACTCATACTATTTTTATACTAAATAGGTATGCGTTATAATCAATTTGTACATTTAAGTAATGATTTGGTATCAGTGAGCTGGAGTTAAATGAAATTAATGTAAATATTTTAAAGAACTACTCCTTTATTTAAAAAAGATATTAGAAAATCAGCTTACTGTTCCACATCTATCTTAAAATTAGCTTTAAAAATTCGAGTGAAGTCGATTTAAAAAATGAAGGGAGTTTTTAATAATGGGCAAGATTAAAGCAAATGAAGCATTAGTAAAAGCATTACAAGCATGGGATATTGATCATATTTATGGTATTCCAGGTGACTCAATAGATGCAGTAGTTGATAGTTTAAGAACGGAAAGAGATAATATTGAGTTTGTACATGTGCGTCATGAAGAAGTCGGAAGTTTAGCTGCTGCAAGTTACACTAAACTAACAGGTAAAATTGGTGTCGCATTAAGTATTGGTGGTCCAGGTGTTGTACATTTACTTAATGGTATGTATGACGCCAAAATGGATAACGTACCGCAACTTATTTTAGCAGGACAAACAGATAGTACTGCTTTAGGTACAAAAGCTTTCCAAGAAACTGATATTAGTAACATGGTTGATGATGTTGCTGTATATAAACATCAAATTTCTGAAAATGATAAAGACGTATTTGGTATCGTGAATGAAGCGATTCGCACAGCTTATGAGAAAAAAGGTGTTGCGGTGTTAATTCTTCCAAACAACTTATTAAATAATAAAGTTAAAGATACTACAAGCAAAGGTGTAGATACTGCACCTCCAGCAAGAGTTGCGCCAAAACCTCGTAGTGTTAAAAAAGCAACTAAATTAATAAATAAAAGTAAACGTCCAGTGATGTTACTTGGTACAGGTGCGAAACACGCTAAAGATGAAGTACGTGAATTTATCGAAGCATTTAAAATCCCAACAATTGTTACGTTACCTGCGAAAGGGATTCTTGCAGATGACCACCCTTATAACTTAGGTAATTTAGGTAAGATTGGTACGAAAGTATCTTATCAAACAATTCAAGATGCAGACTTATTGATTATGGTAGGTACGAACTACCCTTATGTAGATTATTTACCTAAGAAAAATATTAAAGCAATTCAAGTCGATACAAATCTTGAAAATATTGGACACCGTTTCGATGTAAATGCTGGTATCATTGGTGATAGTAAATTAGCGTTACAACAACTAACTGATTCAGCAAAACACGTTAAAAATCGTGATTTCTTAAATAAAACACTTGAAAGAAAAGCGACTTGGGATTCATGGATGGCAAAAGATATGGCAGACAGCAGTTCGCCTATCCGCCCAGAACGTCTCATGGATGCTATCAATCAAGTTAGAACAGATGATGCCATCTTCTCTATTGATGTTGGTACTTCAACTGTTTGGTCTACGCGTTATTTAAACTTAACT
Protein-coding sequences here:
- a CDS encoding CidA/LrgA family protein codes for the protein MMLLQQFKKIITVLIQVLVIMGITYLGNVIQRYMHIPIAGSIVGLLLFFLLLQFKVIPAKWVNEGSNFFLTTMVFFFVPSVVGIMDVVPMINLNFILFFSMILLGTCCVALISGFIAEKMVKNKQDGNGVN
- a CDS encoding pyruvate oxidase, which translates into the protein MGKIKANEALVKALQAWDIDHIYGIPGDSIDAVVDSLRTERDNIEFVHVRHEEVGSLAAASYTKLTGKIGVALSIGGPGVVHLLNGMYDAKMDNVPQLILAGQTDSTALGTKAFQETDISNMVDDVAVYKHQISENDKDVFGIVNEAIRTAYEKKGVAVLILPNNLLNNKVKDTTSKGVDTAPPARVAPKPRSVKKATKLINKSKRPVMLLGTGAKHAKDEVREFIEAFKIPTIVTLPAKGILADDHPYNLGNLGKIGTKVSYQTIQDADLLIMVGTNYPYVDYLPKKNIKAIQVDTNLENIGHRFDVNAGIIGDSKLALQQLTDSAKHVKNRDFLNKTLERKATWDSWMAKDMADSSSPIRPERLMDAINQVRTDDAIFSIDVGTSTVWSTRYLNLTVNNKFIVSSWLGTMGCALPGAIAAKRAYPNRQVVGIAGDGAFEMVMQDFATAVQYDLPMTIFVLNNQELSFIKYEQQAAGELEYAINFTDMDLAKFAESCGGVGYTLKDPNRIDEVVEEAMSQDKPTIVNVYVDPNAAPLPGKIVKDEAINYGKWAYRSITEDKKLDLDEIPPMSTAVKRFF
- a CDS encoding LrgB family protein — encoded protein: MLILEAIIMIILTIAMYIGAKKLQQKFQTPFLNPALIASIGIIIVLLLFRVDYKTYMLGGKWINYLLNCTVVCLAFPLYQNRHKILKYARVIFSSVLMAVMLNFVFVFSILKLFGYSKETIVTMLPRSITAAVGIEVSHQLGGIDTITVMFIITTGLIGSILGAYLLRLGRFRSSIAKGMTYGNASHAFGTAQALDIDSETGAYSSIGMILTAVLSSIVLPILILFLY